The Chaetodon trifascialis isolate fChaTrf1 chromosome 16, fChaTrf1.hap1, whole genome shotgun sequence genome includes a region encoding these proteins:
- the rbmx2 gene encoding RNA-binding motif protein, X-linked 2 isoform X1, producing the protein MNPLTKVKLINELNEREADLGVNENVSWHTEYKDSAWIFIGGFPYELTEGDIICVFSQYGEIVNINLVRDKKTGKSKGFCFICYEDQRSTILAVDNFNGIKIKGRTLRVDHVKDYRPPKDTEDIDDVTKQLREDGCAPKAREHSSSSSDEDEQYAIPVKKPKKDKKEKKKKKKEKKEKKKAEKEKERGSRVQHSSSSSPPLPPPAVRIKEEKADAAYDKYNQRGAPPGGQQNGQRPRENERLRGEEERRREADREREEDRRRNREREGDRRRETDFERKREFDRDRDSDRRRETDRERDSERRKETDWDRDSERRKETDRDRDNDRRRETDRDNDRRRETDRDNDRRRETDRDNDRRRETDRDNDRRRETDRDNDRRRETDRERPRKH; encoded by the exons ATGAA tccTCTAACGAAGGTGAAGTTGATCAACGAACTGAACGAACGCGAGGCCGACCTTGGAGTGAATGAGAATGTTTCCTGGCACACTGAGTACAAAGACAGCGCCTGGATATTTATTG GAGGATTTCCATACGAGCTGACTGAAGGGGacatcatctgtgtcttttctca GTATGGAGAGATTGTTAACATCAACCTGGTGCGTGACAAGAAGACGGGAAAGTCCAAAGGTTTCTGCTTCATCTGCTACGAGGACCAGAGGAGCACCATCCTGGCTGTGGACAACTTCAATGGCATCAAG ATTAAAGGCCGGACTCTTCGGGTGGATCACGTTAAAGACTACCGTCCCCcaaaagacacagaggacattGACGATGTGACCAAACAATTGAGGGAGGACGGCTGTGCTCCCAAAGCCCGCGagcactcttcctcctcctcagacgaAGACGAGCAGTACGCAATCCCTGTGAAGAAGCCCAAAAAAG acaagaaagagaagaagaaaaagaagaaagagaagaaggagaagaagaaggcagagaaggagaaagagaggggaagcAGGGTGCAGCActcctcgtcttcctcacctcctcttccccctcctgcCGTCAGAATCAAAGAGGAAAAGGCGGACGCCGCCTATGACAAGTACAACCAGAGGGGGGCGCCACCAGGGGGACAACAGAACGGACAGAGACCGAGGGAGAACGAGAGACTCcggggagaagaggagaggaggagggaggcagacagggagagagaggaagatagGAGGAGGAATCGTGAGAGGGAgggtgacaggaggagagagacagactttgaaagaaaaagagagtttGATCGGGACAGAGACAGTgatagaagaagagagacagacagggagagagacagtgagagaaggaaagaaactgactgggacagagacagtgagagaaggaaagaaactgACCGGGACAGAGACAATgatagaagaagagagacagacagagacaatgatagaagaagagagacagacagagacaatgatagaagaagagagacagacagagacaatgacagaagaagagagaccgacagagacaatgacagaagaagagagacagacagagacaatgacagaagaagagagacagacagggaacgTCCCCGTAAACACTGA
- the rbmx2 gene encoding RNA-binding motif protein, X-linked 2 isoform X2, whose product MNPLTKVKLINELNEREADLGVNENVSWHTEYKDSAWIFIGGFPYELTEGDIICVFSQYGEIVNINLVRDKKTGKSKGFCFICYEDQRSTILAVDNFNGIKIKGRTLRVDHVKDYRPPKDTEDIDDVTKQLREDGCAPKAREHSSSSSDEDEQYAIPVKKPKKDKKEKKKKKKEKKEKKKAEKEKERGSRVQHSSSSSPPLPPPAVRIKEEKADAAYDKYNQRGAPPGGQQNGQRPRENERLRGEEERRREADREREEDRRRNREREGDRRRETDFERKRERETDRDNDRRRETDRDNDRRRETDRDNDRRRETDRDNDRRRETDRDNDRRRETDRERPRKH is encoded by the exons ATGAA tccTCTAACGAAGGTGAAGTTGATCAACGAACTGAACGAACGCGAGGCCGACCTTGGAGTGAATGAGAATGTTTCCTGGCACACTGAGTACAAAGACAGCGCCTGGATATTTATTG GAGGATTTCCATACGAGCTGACTGAAGGGGacatcatctgtgtcttttctca GTATGGAGAGATTGTTAACATCAACCTGGTGCGTGACAAGAAGACGGGAAAGTCCAAAGGTTTCTGCTTCATCTGCTACGAGGACCAGAGGAGCACCATCCTGGCTGTGGACAACTTCAATGGCATCAAG ATTAAAGGCCGGACTCTTCGGGTGGATCACGTTAAAGACTACCGTCCCCcaaaagacacagaggacattGACGATGTGACCAAACAATTGAGGGAGGACGGCTGTGCTCCCAAAGCCCGCGagcactcttcctcctcctcagacgaAGACGAGCAGTACGCAATCCCTGTGAAGAAGCCCAAAAAAG acaagaaagagaagaagaaaaagaagaaagagaagaaggagaagaagaaggcagagaaggagaaagagaggggaagcAGGGTGCAGCActcctcgtcttcctcacctcctcttccccctcctgcCGTCAGAATCAAAGAGGAAAAGGCGGACGCCGCCTATGACAAGTACAACCAGAGGGGGGCGCCACCAGGGGGACAACAGAACGGACAGAGACCGAGGGAGAACGAGAGACTCcggggagaagaggagaggaggagggaggcagacagggagagagaggaagatagGAGGAGGAATCGTGAGAGGGAgggtgacaggaggagagagacagactttgaaagaaaaagaga aagagagacagacagagacaatgatagaagaagagagacagacagagacaatgatagaagaagagagacagacagagacaatgacagaagaagagagaccgacagagacaatgacagaagaagagagacagacagagacaatgacagaagaagagagacagacagggaacgTCCCCGTAAACACTGA
- the siah2l gene encoding E3 ubiquitin-protein ligase Siah2 isoform X1, giving the protein MTLPLTRQFTGSGPQLEAMSRPSSAGAGGGGLGAGKAGGGKHGGSGGAAAAAAAAAAAAAAAAAAAAGVGSVAGSGSATPSSAVSLNAAGLPGQSPELTALFECPVCFDYVLPPILQCQAGHLVCNPCRQKLSCCPTCRGPLTPSIRNLAMEKVASTLPFPCKYSSAGCLLTLHHSEKPDHEEVCEFRPYTCPCPGATCKWHGSLEAVMPHLTHAHKSITTLQGEDIVFLATDINLPGAVDWVMMQSCFSHHFMLVLEKQEKYEGHQQFFAVVLLIGTRKQAENFAYRLELNGNRRRLTWEATPRSIHDGVATAIMNSDCLVFDTSIAHLFADNGNLGINVTISMC; this is encoded by the exons ATGACGTTACCGCTCACTCGGCAGTTCACAGGAAGCGGACCGCAGCTGGAAGCCATGAGCCGTCCGTCCTCAGCTGGAGCCGGAGGTGGAGGACTCGGGGCTGGGAAAGCTGGCGGAGGAAAGCACGGTGGATCGGGAggcgccgctgctgctgccgccgccgccgcagccgcagccgcagcagcggcggcagcagctgCCGGTGTGGGCTCCGTGGCCGGGTCGGGGTCTGCTACCCCTTCCTCCGCTGTGTCCCTAAATGCGGCCGGTCTGCCCGGGCAGTCCCCGGAGCTCACGGCGCTGTTCGAGTGCCCGGTATGCTTCGACTATGTCCTGCCGCCCATCCTACAGTGCCAGGCGGGTCACCTGGTCTGCAACCCGTGCCGCCAaaagctgagctgctgtccgACCTGCCGAGGCCCGCTCACCCCCAGCATCCGGAACCTGGCCATGGAGAAGGTGGCCTCCACACTGCCGTTCCCCTGCAAG TACTCGTCGGCCGGCTGTCTGCTGACTCTTCACCACAGCGAGAAGCCCGATCACGAGGAGGTGTGCGAGTTCAGGCCGTACACCTGTCCCTGTCCCGGTGCTACCTGCAAGTGGCACGGCTCGCTGGAGGCCGTCATGCCTCACCTGACGCACGCACACAAGTCCATCACCACGCTGCAG GGGGAGGACATCGTCTTCCTGGCGACAGACATCAACCTGCCGGGCGCTGTGGACTGGGTGATGATGCAGTCGTGTTTTAGTCACCACTTCATGCTGGTGCTGGAGAAGCAGGAGAAGTACGAAGGCCACCAGCAGTTCTTCGCTGTTGTACTGCTCATCGGGACTCGCAAGCAGGCCGAGAACTTCGCCTACCGACTGGAGCTCAACGGCAACCGCCGACGGCTCACCTGGGAGGCCACGCCACGCTCAATCCACGATGGGGTGGCGACGGCCATCATGAACAGCGACTGCCTGGTGTTCGACACCTCCATTGCCCATCTGTTTGCAGACAATGGCAACCTGGGGATCAATGTCACCATCTCCATGTGCTGA
- the siah2l gene encoding E3 ubiquitin-protein ligase Siah2 isoform X2 — protein MFLCRSAKERRREGERHSLKAYGGRVCFTPARVCVCVYVCLCVCVSLVFTAGRQRNKRHTAVCVRMCVCPSAFVFWLCVCVTVTVCVWVFSELRFFSPQKKKTVFFFLLLQQERARERRSAALLLRLLGFTNRSCQLCVCSMLCPASCLPLLRELAQWRCLLGWHRHHGVGSTSAAGLTANSGQQQQQQQQQGSEVRGRASRPVGRTKPLPGSQYSSAGCLLTLHHSEKPDHEEVCEFRPYTCPCPGATCKWHGSLEAVMPHLTHAHKSITTLQGEDIVFLATDINLPGAVDWVMMQSCFSHHFMLVLEKQEKYEGHQQFFAVVLLIGTRKQAENFAYRLELNGNRRRLTWEATPRSIHDGVATAIMNSDCLVFDTSIAHLFADNGNLGINVTISMC, from the exons ATGTTTCTCTGCCGCTCAgccaaagagaggaggagagagggcgagagacaTTCACTGAAAGCGTACGGAGGGAGAGTGTGTTTCACCCcggcgcgtgtgtgtgtgtgtgtgtatgtgtgtttgtgtgtgtgtgtgtcgctggtATTCACCGCCGGTCGACAGAGGAACAAACggcacacagctgtgtgtgtgcgtatgtgtgtgtgtccatcgGCATTTGTGTTTTGGCTCTGCGTTTGTGTgacagtcactgtgtgtgtttgggtgttttcGGAGCTTCGTTTTTtttcaccacagaagaagaaaacagttttttttttccttctgctgcagcaggagagagcGCGCGAGCGACGTTCAGCTGCATTACTGCTGCGTCTGTTAGGCTTCACCAACAGGAGctg ccagctgtgtgtgtgttcgatgCTGTGTCCGgcctcctgcctgcctctccTCAGGGAGCTGGCTCAGTGGCGCTGCCTGCTGGGCTGGCACCGCCACCATGGAGTTGGTTCCACTAGCGCCGCAGGGCTAACTGCTAactctggacagcagcagcagcagcagcagcagcaggggtcGGAGGTCAGGGGCAGAGCCAGTCGACCTGTCGGCCGCACCAAACCGCTGCCGGGCAGTCAG TACTCGTCGGCCGGCTGTCTGCTGACTCTTCACCACAGCGAGAAGCCCGATCACGAGGAGGTGTGCGAGTTCAGGCCGTACACCTGTCCCTGTCCCGGTGCTACCTGCAAGTGGCACGGCTCGCTGGAGGCCGTCATGCCTCACCTGACGCACGCACACAAGTCCATCACCACGCTGCAG GGGGAGGACATCGTCTTCCTGGCGACAGACATCAACCTGCCGGGCGCTGTGGACTGGGTGATGATGCAGTCGTGTTTTAGTCACCACTTCATGCTGGTGCTGGAGAAGCAGGAGAAGTACGAAGGCCACCAGCAGTTCTTCGCTGTTGTACTGCTCATCGGGACTCGCAAGCAGGCCGAGAACTTCGCCTACCGACTGGAGCTCAACGGCAACCGCCGACGGCTCACCTGGGAGGCCACGCCACGCTCAATCCACGATGGGGTGGCGACGGCCATCATGAACAGCGACTGCCTGGTGTTCGACACCTCCATTGCCCATCTGTTTGCAGACAATGGCAACCTGGGGATCAATGTCACCATCTCCATGTGCTGA